The sequence AGATGCGCAAGCTTAGTTTCGCTACGTTGTGCGTCCATGGTTCAGGGGGTGTAGATCGCTTGACCGGCGCTGTGTCTATTCCCATCTATCAGAGCTCAACATTTGCTTTCCCCAGCGCGCGGGCAGGAGCGGAGATATTCGCCGGGCAGCGTGAGGGGTACATCTATACACGCATCGGTAATCCTACGGTGGATGCCTTCGAGCGGGAGATGGCCTTCTTGGAGGGCGGCGAGGCGGCTTGCGCAACAGCTTCGGGTATGGCCGCTACCACGACCGCTGTGCTGACCGCCGTGCGCACCGGGGAGAACATTGTCGCCTCCGATACCCTCTACGGTGGCACGCATCAGCTCTTCCGCGAAACCATGAAACGGCTGGGCATCGAGGTGCGCGACGTGGAGGCCAGCCAGCTGGCCAACATCGAGGCGGCTATGGATGAGAACACGCGGGTGGTCTTCATCGAGACGCCCAGCAATCCGACCCTCAAGCTCATTGATATCGCCGGAGCCGCGGCTATTGCCCACCGGCACGGCGCACTGCTGATGGTGGACAATACCTTCGCTACCCCGTACTTCCAGCGGCCGCTGTCGTTGGGCGCAGACATCGTCATTCACAGCGCGACCAAGTACATCGGCGGTCATGGCGACACGATTGGCGGGGTGATCGTAGGCCCCGCCGATTTCATCAAGCAAGCCAAGGGTCAGGTGTTGCGCGACCTGGGCGGGTGTCTGAGCCCATTCAACGCCTGGCTTTTTGTGCGTGGTCTGAAGACTTTGCCGGTGCGCATGGAAAGGCACCAATTCAACGCCATGCGTATCGCTCACTATCTGAGCTTTCATCCCAAGGTGGCGCGGGTGTGGTATCCAGGCTTGCGTATCCATCCACAGCATGAGCTGGCGCGCAAGCAGATGACTGGCTTCGGCGGCATGGTGTCCTTTGAGCTAAAAGGGGGCCGGGCCGCTGGTGAGAAGCTCATGGACTCGGTGAAGTTGATGACCTTGGCGGTAAGTCTGGGCGACTGCGACACGCTCATCGAGCACCCGGCCAGCATGACCCATTCCACCTACAGCGAGGAGGAGCTGTTGGCGTGCGGTATCACTCCCGGCCTGGTGCGTCTCTCTGTGGGCATCGAAGCAGTGGAAGACCTGATCAACGATCTGTCTCAAGCCCTGCGAAAAATCAAGTGACCGCAAGCGCTAACCATTTTTCCTTTGATATTTAGGGGCTTTTTTAGTATACTTAAAGTTGGCCCTGTCGGCCACGTCCGTTGACAGACGATGGCTGCTGGCTGCAGAGCAGCAGCGAGTGTGAGGGTGATATGTCGAAGCGAGCTGTTGTGCTCATTGTGTTGGCCGTCGTGGTGCTGGGGGGTGCCTCGCTGATGGTCCTCTCTCTTTTGAGCCTGCGGGCCTCAGGTGAAGCGGGCATG comes from candidate division KSB1 bacterium and encodes:
- a CDS encoding aminotransferase class I/II-fold pyridoxal phosphate-dependent enzyme; translated protein: MKPEEMRKLSFATLCVHGSGGVDRLTGAVSIPIYQSSTFAFPSARAGAEIFAGQREGYIYTRIGNPTVDAFEREMAFLEGGEAACATASGMAATTTAVLTAVRTGENIVASDTLYGGTHQLFRETMKRLGIEVRDVEASQLANIEAAMDENTRVVFIETPSNPTLKLIDIAGAAAIAHRHGALLMVDNTFATPYFQRPLSLGADIVIHSATKYIGGHGDTIGGVIVGPADFIKQAKGQVLRDLGGCLSPFNAWLFVRGLKTLPVRMERHQFNAMRIAHYLSFHPKVARVWYPGLRIHPQHELARKQMTGFGGMVSFELKGGRAAGEKLMDSVKLMTLAVSLGDCDTLIEHPASMTHSTYSEEELLACGITPGLVRLSVGIEAVEDLINDLSQALRKIK